The following proteins are co-located in the Pseudomonas cavernae genome:
- the pyrH gene encoding UMP kinase, with the protein MAQQVSGRQPRYKRILLKLSGEALMGSEEFGIDPKVLDRMALEVGQLVGIGVQVGLVIGGGNLFRGAALSAAGMDRVTGDHMGMLATVMNALAMRDALERSNIPAIVMSAISMVGVTDHYDRRKAMRHLKTGEVVIFAAGTGNPFFTTDSAACLRAIEIDADMVLKATKVDGVYTADPFKDPHAEKFERLTYDEVLDRKLGVMDLTAICLCRDHAMPLRVFNMNKPGALLNVVVGGAEGTLIEEGEQ; encoded by the coding sequence ATGGCTCAGCAGGTGAGTGGTCGCCAACCTCGCTATAAACGCATTCTGCTCAAACTAAGCGGCGAAGCCCTGATGGGGTCGGAAGAATTCGGTATCGATCCCAAGGTCCTGGATCGCATGGCCTTGGAAGTCGGTCAGTTGGTCGGTATCGGGGTGCAGGTCGGTTTGGTGATCGGGGGCGGTAATCTGTTCCGTGGCGCCGCCCTGAGCGCCGCAGGCATGGACCGGGTGACTGGCGATCATATGGGCATGCTGGCCACGGTGATGAATGCCCTGGCCATGCGCGATGCCCTAGAGCGTTCGAATATCCCGGCGATTGTTATGTCGGCAATCTCCATGGTCGGCGTGACCGATCATTACGATCGTCGTAAGGCCATGCGCCACCTGAAAACCGGTGAAGTGGTGATCTTCGCGGCGGGTACCGGTAACCCGTTTTTCACCACCGACTCTGCGGCATGCCTGCGTGCTATCGAGATCGATGCCGATATGGTCCTGAAAGCCACCAAGGTCGACGGCGTGTATACCGCCGATCCATTCAAGGATCCGCATGCAGAGAAGTTCGAGCGGTTGACTTATGACGAAGTGCTGGACCGCAAACTCGGGGTCATGGACCTGACGGCCATTTGTCTATGCCGTGATCACGCCATGCCACTGCGGGTCTTTAACATGAACAAGCCGGGTGCCCTGCTGAATGTCGTGGTGGGTGGCGCCGAAGGAACTCTGATTGAGGAGGGCGAGCAATGA
- the uppS gene encoding polyprenyl diphosphate synthase, translated as MDKAEKVPSANVPRHVAIIMDGNNRWAKKRLLPGVAGHKAGVDAVRAVIEACAEAGVEVLTLFAFSSENWQRPADEVSALMELFLRALRREVKRLKVNGISLRIIGDRSRFHPELQAAMAEAEALTSGEARFVLQVAANYGGQWDIVQAAQRLAGEVQAGRLQPEAITPQLLQGNLVTAGLPLPDLCIRTGGEHRISNFLLWQLAYAELYFSDLLWPDFKHEAMRKALANYATRQRRFGKTSEQVEAEMRNK; from the coding sequence ATGGACAAGGCGGAGAAAGTGCCCTCAGCAAATGTGCCACGCCATGTGGCCATCATCATGGACGGGAATAATCGCTGGGCAAAGAAGCGTCTGCTGCCCGGCGTTGCCGGACACAAGGCGGGCGTGGATGCGGTGCGGGCGGTGATCGAGGCGTGCGCCGAGGCGGGGGTTGAGGTATTGACCCTCTTCGCCTTTTCCAGTGAAAACTGGCAGCGCCCGGCCGATGAGGTCAGTGCCTTGATGGAGCTGTTTCTCAGGGCCCTGCGTCGCGAAGTGAAGCGGTTGAAGGTCAATGGCATCAGCTTGCGGATCATCGGTGATCGTTCGCGCTTCCATCCGGAGTTGCAGGCTGCCATGGCCGAGGCCGAGGCCCTTACCTCCGGAGAAGCCCGCTTCGTCCTGCAGGTTGCCGCCAACTATGGCGGTCAATGGGATATCGTCCAGGCTGCCCAGCGCCTGGCGGGTGAGGTTCAGGCTGGGCGGCTGCAGCCCGAGGCGATCACTCCGCAACTGCTCCAGGGCAACTTGGTTACCGCTGGGCTGCCTTTGCCGGACCTGTGTATTCGGACTGGTGGTGAGCACCGCATCAGTAATTTTCTGCTGTGGCAGCTGGCCTACGCCGAGCTGTATTTTTCCGACCTGCTTTGGCCGGATTTCAAACACGAGGCCATGCGCAAGGCGCTGGCCAACTACGCTACCCGCCAACGCCGCTTCGGCAAGACCAGTGAGCAGGTGGAAGCCGAGATGCGGAACAAATAA
- the frr gene encoding ribosome recycling factor, which yields MINEIKQDAQERMKKTLESLAHAFSRIRTGQAHPSILGGVMVPYYGVDTPLNQVANVTVKDSRTLQVVAFERSMLAAVDKAIQSSGLGFNPTNLGELLLISMPALTEETRKGFTKQARDAAEEARVAVRNIRRDALSQFKDLVKEKDISEDEERRAADDIQKLTDKFVADIEVAMKQKEADLMAV from the coding sequence ATGATTAACGAGATTAAACAGGACGCGCAGGAGCGCATGAAGAAAACCCTGGAATCGCTGGCTCACGCGTTCAGCCGAATCCGTACTGGCCAGGCGCATCCGAGCATTCTGGGTGGGGTGATGGTGCCTTATTATGGTGTCGACACACCTCTGAACCAGGTCGCGAACGTGACCGTCAAGGATTCCCGCACGCTGCAAGTGGTGGCTTTCGAGCGCAGCATGCTGGCTGCGGTCGACAAGGCTATCCAGAGTTCCGGGTTGGGGTTCAACCCGACGAACCTGGGTGAGCTCCTTCTGATCTCGATGCCTGCCTTGACTGAAGAGACCCGCAAGGGCTTCACCAAGCAGGCTCGTGATGCTGCGGAAGAGGCTCGTGTGGCTGTGCGCAATATCCGTCGCGATGCGCTGAGTCAGTTCAAGGATCTGGTCAAAGAGAAAGACATCAGCGAAGACGAAGAGCGTCGTGCCGCAGATGATATCCAGAAGCTGACGGACAAGTTCGTGGCGGATATCGAAGTGGCTATGAAGCAGAAAGAAGCGGATCTGATGGCCGTTTGA
- a CDS encoding [protein-PII] uridylyltransferase, with product MPQVDPELFDRGQFQAELALKSSPIAAFKKAIRGAHEVLDARFRQGRDIRRLVEDRAWFTDQILREAWARFDWCEDADIALLAVGGYGRGELHPYSDIDLLILLDSADHETFREPIERFLTLLWDIGLEVGQSVRSVDECAEEARADLTVVTNLMESRTLAGPERLRQRMIEVTGSDKMWPSKHFYLAKRKEQRDRHAKYNDTEYNLEPNVKGSPGGLRDIQTILWVARRHFGTLNLHAMVGQGFLLESEYALLASSQEFLWKVRYALHMLAGRAEDRLLFDHQRSIAGLLGFDDSDAKRAIERFMQKYYRTVMSIAELSELIVLHFEEAILRAGETGQPRPLNSRFQVRDDYIEVTHPNVFKRTPFAIMEIFVLMAQHPEIKGVRADTIRLLRDHRHLIDDEFRGDIRNTSLFIELFKSAQGIHRNLRRMNRYGILGRYLPEFGYIVGQMQHDLFHIYTVDAHTLNLIKHLRKLKWPELAEKFPLASKLMDKLPKPELIYLAGLYHDIGKGRGGDHSELGAVDAEAFCRRHQLPTWDSRLIVWLVQNHLVMSTTAQRKDLSDPQVIHDFAQLVGDQTRLDYLYVLTIADINATNPSLWNSWRASLLRQLYTETKRALRRGLENPLDREEQIRQTQSAALDILVRAGTDPDEAEQLWTQLGDDYFLRHTAGDVAWHTDAILQHGKRPEPLVLIKETTQREFEGGTQIFIYAPDQHDFFAVTVAAMDQLNLNIHDARVITSSSQFTLDTYIVLDTDGGSIGDDPARIKQIRQGLVDALKNPDNYPAIIQRRVPRQLKHFAFAPQVTISNDAQRPVTMLEITAPDRPGLLARIGKIFLDFDLSLQNAKIATLGERVEDVFFITDAHNQPLSDPELCARLQEAIIAQLSPTGGQIEPSRISI from the coding sequence ATGCCGCAGGTGGATCCCGAGTTGTTCGATCGCGGGCAGTTCCAGGCGGAACTGGCCTTGAAGTCCAGCCCTATCGCGGCCTTCAAGAAAGCCATTCGCGGCGCCCACGAGGTGCTCGATGCTCGCTTCCGCCAGGGCCGCGACATCCGCCGTCTGGTGGAGGATCGCGCCTGGTTCACCGACCAGATCCTGCGTGAAGCCTGGGCGCGCTTCGACTGGTGCGAAGACGCCGATATTGCCCTGCTGGCGGTCGGCGGCTACGGCCGCGGCGAACTGCACCCGTATTCCGACATCGACCTGCTAATCCTGCTCGACAGCGCCGATCACGAGACCTTCCGCGAGCCGATCGAACGCTTTCTCACCCTGCTCTGGGACATCGGCCTGGAAGTCGGCCAGAGCGTGCGCTCGGTGGACGAGTGCGCCGAAGAGGCACGCGCCGACCTGACGGTAGTCACCAACCTGATGGAAAGCCGCACCCTGGCCGGCCCCGAACGTCTGCGCCAGCGCATGATCGAAGTCACCGGCTCCGACAAGATGTGGCCGAGCAAGCACTTCTACCTGGCCAAGCGCAAAGAACAGCGCGACCGCCACGCCAAGTACAACGACACCGAGTACAACCTGGAGCCCAACGTCAAAGGCTCGCCCGGTGGCTTGCGCGACATTCAGACCATTCTCTGGGTCGCGCGCCGGCACTTCGGCACCCTCAACCTGCACGCCATGGTCGGCCAGGGCTTCTTGCTCGAGAGCGAATACGCGTTGCTGGCCTCCTCCCAGGAGTTCCTCTGGAAGGTGCGCTACGCCCTGCACATGCTCGCCGGGCGCGCCGAGGATCGCTTGCTGTTCGACCACCAGCGCAGCATCGCCGGCCTGCTCGGCTTCGACGACAGCGACGCCAAGCGCGCCATCGAACGCTTCATGCAGAAGTACTACCGCACGGTGATGAGCATCGCCGAGCTCAGCGAACTGATAGTCCTGCATTTCGAGGAAGCCATCCTGCGCGCCGGCGAGACTGGCCAGCCGCGGCCGCTGAACAGCCGCTTCCAGGTACGCGACGACTATATCGAGGTGACCCACCCGAACGTCTTCAAGCGCACCCCCTTCGCGATCATGGAAATCTTCGTGCTGATGGCCCAGCACCCGGAAATCAAGGGGGTGCGCGCCGACACCATCCGCCTGCTGCGCGACCATCGCCACCTGATCGACGACGAGTTCCGCGGCGACATCCGCAATACCAGCCTGTTCATCGAGCTGTTCAAGTCCGCACAGGGCATCCACCGCAACCTGCGACGGATGAACCGCTACGGCATCCTCGGCCGCTACCTGCCGGAGTTCGGTTATATCGTCGGGCAGATGCAGCACGACCTGTTCCACATCTACACCGTCGATGCGCACACGCTGAATCTGATCAAGCACCTGCGCAAGCTCAAGTGGCCGGAGTTGGCGGAAAAGTTCCCGCTAGCCAGCAAGCTGATGGACAAGCTGCCCAAGCCCGAACTGATCTACCTCGCCGGCCTCTACCACGACATCGGCAAGGGCCGTGGCGGCGACCATTCCGAACTGGGCGCGGTGGATGCCGAAGCTTTCTGCCGGCGCCACCAGCTGCCGACCTGGGACAGCCGGCTGATCGTCTGGCTGGTGCAGAACCATCTAGTGATGTCGACCACCGCCCAGCGCAAGGACCTCTCCGACCCGCAGGTGATCCATGACTTCGCGCAACTGGTCGGCGACCAGACGCGCCTGGACTACCTCTATGTGCTGACCATCGCCGACATCAATGCCACCAACCCGAGCCTGTGGAACTCCTGGCGCGCCAGCCTGCTGCGCCAGCTGTACACCGAGACCAAGCGCGCCCTGCGCCGTGGCCTGGAGAATCCGCTGGACCGCGAGGAGCAGATCCGCCAGACGCAGAGCGCGGCGCTGGACATCCTGGTGCGCGCCGGCACCGATCCGGACGAAGCCGAGCAGCTATGGACCCAGCTCGGCGACGACTACTTCCTGCGCCACACCGCCGGCGACGTGGCCTGGCATACCGATGCCATCCTCCAGCACGGCAAGCGCCCTGAGCCGCTGGTGCTGATCAAGGAGACCACCCAGCGTGAATTCGAGGGCGGCACGCAGATCTTCATCTACGCGCCGGACCAGCACGACTTCTTCGCCGTGACCGTGGCGGCCATGGACCAGCTCAACCTGAACATCCACGACGCCCGGGTGATCACCTCGAGCAGCCAGTTCACCCTCGACACCTACATAGTGCTCGATACTGATGGCGGCTCGATCGGCGACGATCCTGCGCGAATCAAGCAAATTCGTCAGGGACTGGTGGATGCGCTGAAGAACCCCGACAACTACCCGGCGATCATCCAGCGCCGCGTGCCGCGCCAGCTCAAGCATTTCGCCTTCGCGCCGCAGGTGACCATTTCCAACGACGCGCAGCGGCCGGTGACCATGCTGGAAATCACCGCACCGGACCGGCCCGGCCTGCTGGCGCGGATCGGTAAGATCTTCCTGGATTTCGACCTGTCGCTGCAGAACGCCAAGATCGCCACCCTCGGCGAGCGCGTCGAAGACGTATTCTTCATTACCGACGCGCACAACCAGCCGCTATCCGATCCGGAGCTGTGCGCGCGCTTGCAGGAAGCGATCATCGCCCAGCTGTCACCGACCGGCGGCCAGATCGAGCCGTCCCGCATTAGCATTTGA
- the tsf gene encoding translation elongation factor Ts: protein MAEITAALVKELRERTGQGMMDCKKALTAAGGDIEKAIDDMRAAGAIKAAKKAGNIAAEGSISVKVAADNKAAVIIEVNSQTDFLALQDDFKNFVADSVEKAFAEKLIDAAPLIASQESAREALVAKCGENVNIRRLARVEADVVGAYLHGNRIGVLVALKGGDAELAKEIAMHVAASNPQFVNPAQVSEEAIAKEKEIFLALNAEKIAGKPENIVENMVKGRINKFLAEASLVEQPFVKDPEIKVGDLAKKAGAEIVSFIRYEVGEGIEKAEVDFAAEVAAQVAATKQ from the coding sequence ATGGCAGAAATTACTGCAGCCCTGGTTAAAGAACTGCGCGAGCGCACTGGCCAAGGCATGATGGATTGCAAGAAAGCGCTGACCGCTGCCGGCGGCGACATCGAGAAAGCCATCGACGACATGCGCGCTGCTGGCGCCATCAAGGCCGCCAAAAAGGCTGGCAACATTGCTGCCGAGGGTTCCATCTCGGTGAAAGTGGCTGCCGACAACAAGGCTGCCGTGATCATCGAAGTCAACTCGCAGACCGACTTTCTGGCCCTGCAGGACGATTTCAAGAACTTCGTTGCTGACAGCGTCGAGAAAGCCTTCGCCGAGAAGCTGATCGACGCCGCTCCGCTGATCGCCTCGCAAGAGTCGGCTCGCGAAGCGCTGGTCGCCAAGTGTGGCGAAAACGTCAACATCCGTCGCCTGGCTCGCGTTGAGGCTGATGTGGTTGGCGCTTACCTGCACGGTAACCGTATCGGTGTTCTGGTGGCTCTGAAAGGCGGTGACGCCGAGCTGGCCAAAGAAATCGCCATGCACGTGGCTGCCAGCAACCCGCAGTTCGTCAATCCTGCGCAGGTTTCCGAAGAAGCTATCGCCAAGGAAAAAGAAATCTTCCTGGCGCTGAACGCCGAGAAGATCGCCGGCAAGCCGGAAAACATCGTCGAGAACATGGTCAAGGGCCGTATCAACAAGTTCCTTGCCGAAGCCAGCCTGGTCGAACAGCCGTTCGTCAAGGATCCGGAAATCAAAGTCGGCGATCTGGCCAAGAAAGCCGGCGCTGAAATCGTTTCCTTCATCCGCTACGAAGTGGGCGAAGGCATCGAGAAGGCCGAAGTCGACTTCGCCGCCGAAGTTGCTGCTCAGGTCGCTGCCACCAAGCAGTAA
- the map gene encoding type I methionyl aminopeptidase → MTVTIKTPEEIEKMRVAGRLAAEVLEMIGEHVKPGVTTEELDRICHDYIVNVQQAIPAPLNYKGFPKSICTSINHVVCHGIPNDKPLKDGDVLNIDITVIKDGYHGDTSKMFMVGKVAEWAERLAKITQECMYKGIELVRPGARLGDIGEVIQKHAEKNGFSVVREYCGHGIGKVFHEEPQVLHYGRAGTGMELKEGMTFTIEPMINQGRPETRLLGDGWTAITKDRKLSAQWEHTILVTADGYEIMTLRSDDTIARTSAL, encoded by the coding sequence ATGACCGTCACGATCAAGACGCCCGAGGAAATCGAAAAGATGCGCGTGGCCGGCCGTCTGGCCGCCGAAGTGCTGGAGATGATCGGCGAGCACGTCAAGCCCGGCGTCACCACCGAGGAACTGGACCGCATCTGCCACGACTATATCGTCAACGTCCAGCAGGCCATCCCGGCGCCGCTCAACTACAAGGGCTTCCCCAAGTCGATCTGCACCTCGATCAACCACGTCGTCTGCCACGGCATCCCTAATGACAAGCCGCTGAAGGATGGTGATGTGCTGAACATCGACATCACCGTGATAAAAGATGGCTATCACGGCGACACCAGCAAGATGTTCATGGTCGGCAAGGTCGCCGAATGGGCCGAGCGTCTGGCCAAGATCACTCAAGAGTGCATGTATAAAGGCATCGAACTGGTCCGCCCGGGCGCGCGCCTCGGCGATATCGGCGAGGTGATCCAGAAGCATGCCGAGAAGAACGGTTTTTCCGTGGTGCGGGAATATTGCGGCCACGGCATCGGCAAGGTCTTCCACGAGGAGCCGCAGGTGCTGCATTACGGCCGCGCCGGTACCGGTATGGAGCTGAAGGAAGGCATGACCTTCACCATCGAGCCGATGATCAACCAGGGCCGCCCGGAAACCCGTCTGCTCGGCGACGGCTGGACCGCCATCACCAAGGACCGCAAGCTCTCGGCGCAGTGGGAACACACCATTCTGGTGACCGCCGACGGCTACGAAATCATGACCCTGCGCAGCGACGACACCATCGCCCGCACTTCGGCCCTCTAG
- the ispC gene encoding 1-deoxy-D-xylulose-5-phosphate reductoisomerase, translating to MSRPQQITVLGATGSIGLSTLDVIARHPGRYQVFALTGFSRLAELEVLCLQHRPRYAVVPDAAAARHLQEGLIAAGLSTRVLSGEAGLCAVASDPAVDAVMAAIVGAAGLKPTLAAVEAGKKVLLANKEALVMSGALFMQAVRKSGAVLLPIDSEHNAIFQCLPVDYAHGLARSGVRRILLTASGGPFRETPLPALAQVSPEQACAHPNWSMGRKISVDSASMMNKGLELIEACWLFDAQPDQVEVVIHPQSVIHSLVDYVDGSVLAQLGNPDMRTPISHALAWPERIDSGVAPLDLFTIARLDFLPPDESRFPCLRLARQAAEAGGTVPAMLNAANEVAVAAFLERRIRFTEIASIITEVLNLEAAGEAGSLEAVLAADRRARILAEQWLERHGR from the coding sequence GTGAGCCGCCCGCAACAAATCACAGTGCTGGGGGCGACAGGCTCCATCGGTCTTAGCACGCTGGATGTGATTGCCCGGCACCCTGGGCGCTATCAGGTTTTCGCCCTCACGGGTTTTTCCCGTCTGGCTGAATTAGAGGTGTTGTGTCTGCAGCATCGGCCGCGTTATGCGGTGGTGCCCGACGCTGCTGCGGCGCGACATCTTCAGGAGGGGCTGATCGCCGCCGGTTTGAGTACTCGCGTATTGTCCGGCGAGGCAGGATTGTGTGCGGTGGCTTCGGATCCTGCGGTGGATGCGGTGATGGCGGCGATTGTCGGCGCGGCAGGGCTCAAGCCGACCCTGGCTGCCGTGGAGGCGGGCAAGAAGGTGCTGCTGGCGAACAAGGAGGCCCTGGTGATGTCCGGCGCCTTGTTCATGCAAGCAGTGCGCAAGAGTGGCGCGGTGTTGTTGCCGATCGACAGCGAGCACAATGCCATTTTCCAATGCCTGCCGGTGGATTATGCCCATGGCTTGGCACGCAGCGGGGTGCGCCGCATTCTCCTCACTGCTTCAGGCGGTCCCTTCCGTGAAACGCCCTTGCCGGCGTTGGCGCAGGTTTCCCCGGAGCAGGCCTGTGCGCACCCGAATTGGTCCATGGGGCGCAAGATCTCGGTAGATTCTGCCAGCATGATGAACAAGGGGTTGGAGCTGATCGAGGCCTGCTGGCTGTTCGATGCCCAGCCGGATCAGGTCGAAGTGGTGATCCATCCGCAAAGTGTCATTCACTCTCTGGTCGACTATGTCGATGGTTCGGTGCTAGCGCAGTTGGGTAATCCGGATATGCGTACGCCGATCAGTCATGCGCTGGCTTGGCCGGAGCGGATTGACTCCGGTGTGGCCCCCCTTGATTTATTCACCATCGCCCGGCTGGATTTCCTGCCGCCGGACGAATCGCGTTTCCCCTGCCTGCGTTTGGCGCGTCAGGCGGCTGAGGCGGGCGGCACGGTGCCGGCCATGCTCAATGCCGCCAATGAAGTGGCGGTGGCGGCGTTTCTCGAGCGGCGCATCCGCTTTACGGAGATCGCGAGTATCATCACCGAAGTATTGAATCTCGAAGCAGCAGGCGAGGCGGGGAGTCTCGAGGCTGTTTTGGCGGCTGATAGGCGTGCGCGGATATTGGCTGAACAATGGCTTGAGCGTCACGGGCGCTAG
- a CDS encoding phosphatidate cytidylyltransferase produces MLKQRIITALILLPIALGGFFLLDGGAFALFIAAVVTLGAWEWARLAGFMSRVARAAYAAVVGGLILLLYLSRETLPWLAGVILLAALLWWLFATVLVLGYPATSRFWTGTSARALIGLLILLPAWQGLVLLKEWPLANWLIIAVMVLVWAADIGAYFSGKAFGRRKLAPQVSPGKSWEGLLGGLLLSLLIAAAVGCYRQWAGADFIFGLLGAAAVVLISVVGDLTESMFKRQAGVKDSSNLLPGHGGVLDRIDSLTAAIPVFAVLLWIAGWGAL; encoded by the coding sequence ATGTTGAAACAACGCATCATCACCGCCTTGATCTTGCTGCCTATCGCGCTCGGCGGTTTTTTTCTGCTGGATGGCGGGGCTTTCGCGCTGTTTATCGCTGCGGTGGTGACACTAGGTGCCTGGGAGTGGGCGCGTTTGGCCGGCTTCATGAGCCGGGTTGCGCGTGCGGCTTATGCTGCCGTGGTTGGCGGGCTGATCCTGCTGCTCTATCTGTCCCGCGAAACGCTGCCCTGGCTAGCCGGGGTGATCCTGTTGGCGGCGCTGCTGTGGTGGTTGTTCGCCACCGTGCTGGTATTGGGCTATCCCGCGACAAGCCGCTTTTGGACCGGCACTTCAGCAAGGGCGTTGATTGGTCTGTTGATTCTCCTCCCTGCCTGGCAAGGGTTGGTACTCCTCAAGGAGTGGCCGCTGGCCAACTGGCTGATCATCGCGGTGATGGTGCTGGTCTGGGCGGCGGATATCGGCGCCTATTTTTCCGGTAAGGCTTTTGGCCGGCGCAAGCTGGCGCCACAGGTCAGTCCTGGCAAGAGTTGGGAAGGCCTGCTCGGCGGTCTGCTGCTCAGCCTGCTGATTGCTGCGGCAGTCGGTTGCTATCGCCAATGGGCAGGAGCGGATTTCATCTTCGGTCTGCTGGGTGCTGCAGCGGTAGTCCTGATTTCGGTGGTGGGTGATCTGACCGAAAGCATGTTCAAGCGTCAGGCTGGGGTGAAAGACAGCAGTAATCTGCTGCCGGGGCATGGTGGCGTGCTCGATCGTATCGACAGCCTGACAGCTGCGATTCCGGTTTTCGCCGTGCTGCTGTGGATCGCGGGCTGGGGGGCGCTGTGA
- the rpsB gene encoding 30S ribosomal protein S2, with protein MSQVNMRDMLKAGVHFGHQTRYWNPKMGKFIFGARNKIHIINLEKTLPMFNEALSFVEKLAAGKNKILFVGTKRSAGKIVSEEAARCGSPFVDHRWLGGMLTNYKTIRASIKRLRELETQSQDGTFAKLTKKEALMRTRDLEKLDRSLGGIKDMGGLPDALFVIDVDHERIAITEANKLGIPVIGIVDTNSSPEGVDYIIPGNDDAIRAIQLYMGAMADAVIRGRSNAGGGTDEFVEEAASQASEG; from the coding sequence ATGTCCCAAGTCAATATGCGCGATATGCTGAAGGCCGGTGTGCACTTCGGCCACCAGACCCGTTACTGGAACCCGAAAATGGGCAAATTCATTTTCGGTGCGCGCAACAAGATTCACATCATCAACCTCGAAAAAACCCTGCCGATGTTCAACGAAGCTCTGTCCTTCGTTGAGAAGCTGGCTGCTGGCAAGAACAAGATTCTGTTCGTCGGCACCAAGCGTTCCGCTGGCAAGATCGTCAGTGAAGAAGCGGCTCGTTGTGGTTCGCCGTTCGTCGATCACCGCTGGTTGGGCGGCATGCTCACCAACTACAAGACCATCCGTGCTTCGATCAAGCGCCTGCGCGAGCTGGAAACCCAGTCCCAGGACGGCACTTTCGCCAAGCTGACCAAGAAAGAAGCCCTGATGCGCACCCGTGATCTGGAAAAACTGGATCGCAGCCTTGGTGGTATCAAGGATATGGGCGGCCTGCCGGACGCGCTGTTCGTGATCGACGTTGACCACGAGCGCATCGCCATCACCGAAGCGAACAAGCTGGGCATCCCGGTTATCGGCATCGTCGATACCAACAGCAGCCCGGAAGGCGTGGACTACATCATCCCGGGCAACGATGACGCCATTCGCGCCATCCAGTTGTACATGGGCGCCATGGCCGACGCCGTGATCCGTGGTCGCAGCAACGCTGGCGGTGGCACCGACGAGTTCGTCGAAGAAGCTGCCTCCCAGGCCAGCGAAGGCTGA
- the rseP gene encoding sigma E protease regulator RseP — MNTLYMVLGLLVALGVLVTFHEFGHFWVARRCGVKVLRFSVGFGTPLLRWHDRHGTEFVVAAIPLGGYVKMLDEREAEVPVELLGQAFNRKSVRQRIAIVAAGPVANFLLALFFFWLLAMLGSQQVRPVIGAVEADGLAAQAGLVVGQEIVAIDGEATSGWAAVNLQLVRRLGESGALDVLVREPGSTAETAHQVVLRDWLKGVDEPDPIAALGIKPWRPQLPPVLAQLDPEGPAQAAGLEIGDRILALDGVTLEDWQQLVDSVRARPGEVISLRIERAGQRQDVSLTLAARGKEQDRNGYLGAGVQGVEWPAEMLREVSFGPLEAIGEGFRRTWTMSILTLDSLKKMLFGELSVKNLSGPITIAKVAGASAQSGVGDFLNFLAYLSISLGVLNLLPIPVLDGGHLLFYLIEWARGRPLSERIQSWGMQIGISLVIGVMLLALVNDLSRL, encoded by the coding sequence ATGAACACGCTTTATATGGTTCTGGGCCTTCTGGTGGCACTGGGGGTATTGGTTACCTTTCACGAGTTCGGGCATTTCTGGGTGGCCCGTCGTTGTGGTGTCAAGGTGCTGCGTTTTTCTGTCGGCTTCGGCACGCCCTTGCTGCGTTGGCATGACCGACATGGCACCGAGTTCGTCGTTGCGGCCATACCTCTCGGCGGATACGTCAAGATGCTCGACGAGCGTGAGGCCGAGGTGCCGGTCGAGCTGCTTGGTCAGGCTTTCAATCGAAAATCGGTGCGGCAGCGCATTGCCATAGTGGCGGCCGGTCCCGTTGCCAATTTCCTCCTGGCGCTGTTTTTTTTCTGGCTGCTGGCGATGTTGGGCAGTCAGCAGGTACGGCCGGTGATTGGTGCTGTCGAGGCTGACGGCTTGGCGGCACAGGCTGGCTTGGTGGTTGGCCAGGAGATCGTTGCGATTGATGGCGAGGCCACGTCTGGTTGGGCGGCGGTTAATCTGCAGTTGGTCCGCCGCCTCGGCGAAAGCGGTGCGTTGGACGTGCTGGTTCGTGAGCCGGGTTCGACGGCCGAGACTGCGCATCAGGTGGTATTGCGTGATTGGCTGAAGGGGGTGGATGAGCCTGACCCGATCGCGGCGCTGGGGATCAAACCCTGGCGGCCGCAGCTTCCGCCGGTATTGGCGCAATTGGATCCGGAGGGGCCGGCGCAGGCGGCGGGCTTGGAGATCGGCGACCGCATATTGGCTCTCGATGGTGTGACGCTGGAGGATTGGCAGCAACTGGTCGATAGCGTACGCGCTCGGCCGGGTGAGGTGATTTCGCTGCGCATCGAGCGTGCAGGGCAGCGGCAGGATGTGAGCTTGACCTTGGCTGCACGCGGTAAAGAACAGGATCGCAATGGTTATTTGGGGGCTGGTGTTCAGGGCGTCGAATGGCCGGCAGAAATGCTCCGGGAAGTTAGCTTCGGGCCACTTGAGGCAATCGGAGAAGGTTTCCGTCGCACCTGGACAATGAGCATCTTGACCCTTGATTCACTTAAGAAAATGCTCTTTGGCGAGCTCTCGGTAAAAAACTTGAGCGGGCCGATAACCATTGCTAAAGTGGCGGGCGCTTCAGCCCAGTCCGGGGTAGGGGACTTTCTTAATTTCCTCGCCTATCTGAGCATTAGCCTGGGGGTTTTGAATCTTTTGCCTATTCCCGTTTTGGATGGGGGGCATCTGCTCTTTTATCTGATCGAGTGGGCGCGTGGTCGTCCCTTGTCGGAACGAATACAGAGTTGGGGGATGCAGATCGGCATCAGTTTGGTCATAGGGGTGATGTTGCTCGCCCTGGTCAATGATCTGAGTCGACTGTAA